Proteins encoded together in one Desulfurobacterium indicum window:
- a CDS encoding C-GCAxxG-C-C family protein — protein sequence MRYVELEPAEVALKAFNYFPKLKCAESVFKAIIETLAGKVGEPYKSIPSYIMSYGKAGIYAWDGTCGAVNGACAAISTVLEGDDSKVKPLVDELLKFFLSEMQPAFAPYDVNPVKVSLPGLTCGGMVFRLIKKEHAGFDDEKRVVFCKSITYTAAYKAVELMNEFLKSQK from the coding sequence ATGAGGTATGTGGAATTGGAACCTGCAGAGGTTGCGTTAAAGGCGTTTAACTATTTTCCAAAATTAAAGTGTGCGGAGAGCGTTTTTAAAGCTATTATTGAAACGCTCGCGGGGAAAGTTGGTGAGCCTTATAAGAGTATTCCTTCTTACATTATGTCTTACGGTAAAGCCGGGATATATGCATGGGATGGGACGTGTGGTGCAGTGAACGGTGCTTGTGCCGCAATAAGTACAGTTCTTGAAGGAGACGATTCAAAGGTTAAACCGCTTGTTGATGAGCTTTTAAAGTTTTTCCTTTCTGAAATGCAGCCGGCCTTTGCACCTTATGATGTAAATCCTGTAAAGGTTTCCCTTCCTGGCCTTACGTGTGGTGGAATGGTTTTTAGATTAATTAAAAAAGAGCACGCTGGATTTGATGATGAAAAGAGAGTCGTTTTCTGTAAATCAATTACTTATACGGCGGCGTATAAGGCTGTGGAATTGATGAATGAATTTTTAAAGTCACAGAAGTAA